DNA from Mobula hypostoma chromosome 4, sMobHyp1.1, whole genome shotgun sequence:
TTAGttatcaaacattttaatttacgGTCAGGATAAATGGAATTCCTATTCACTCCGGACTAATTTATAGTAGACTGCAAGAGGTCTTGGAGTAAAACTGTCCAGACCCCTTATTCGGGAATTCTCGGGCAAATTAATGGATCGTAATTCCAGGGCCGAGGTCTCAAAGTTTTCTCGGGGTCTACGTCTTCATTTCGCCGCTTCCATTTGTTTGGAGGTATACATGGAGAAGACTTTTTTGGACCAATCGACAGGGATCCACAATCTAACCGGGCAAGCCTCCCTGGCGTTCGTCCGCCAAAGATCATCCTTCCTAGCGAAAATCGATAACCTGAGCTAATGATTGATGGAGTTTCTATTTGCCAGAATACCCAATTGCCAGATCAAGGGGCACGCCTCAAATATTCTATTAACTCGGGTGGCAGCTGTTTCCCCATCTCCTGTTTGATGTTCACACAAgcgccttctcccagagggaccAGGAGTGACCCCGGGCATTCATCTGCGCAATGTCGGGTCAGTAGTGCTTCTCCGGGATTCACAGTTGACATAATCGGTGTTGGCAAAGACTAGATATCTGCCAGAGCCCAATGCGCTAAATTAAAAGCGTGAAAGGGGAGTCCAGAGGGAGCTTGCAAACAAACCTCGGACAGTTGGGGGAATTTGTAGACACGGCCGGAGCTCGTTAGTTTTCCCGGAACCCGATCGCCAGCTGCTCGGAGCACGGAGACCTTTATTGCACCTTCTTACATGGCAGATCAATCAAATccatcagacacacacacacacacacacacacacacacacacacacacacacaccgaccgaGGTACACGAGTGGGCATACGTATAGACACAGGGAGAAAGTAGCGAAATGAAGGGACAGAAAAAGTCCCAGTCGCTGCCCAACTCTCACTTTCCATCGCGCGTCTCTTCTCCCAAGGATGGTCTCATCTCCCCATCCCGCCCTCCCATATTTGGCACTTGCTGCGTCTTTCTATCCGCTCGCCTTCTCAACACCTGTCTTATCTCCCCTTTGTTTCCGACTCACTTTTTCTGTTCTTGTCCCTCTCTCAGAGAACCAGGAGGAGCAGCAAACAAAAAGTAAGGCAAGAGGTaggcagacagatagatagatggaaGGGAAGAAAAGGAAACGAGAAGGATAAACCAGAGAGACGGATACACCGCGCAAATGAAGGAATAACGGGAAGGCGGGGGTggcgtggggggagggggtgtgagaAAAAAGCCATGAAGAAGAGGGAACGAGGGAAGGAGGAAATAAGTGTTCGGCCAGCATAAAGTGCTCAACAATTTAATACAATTGTTCCAGTccacccttctccttttccctcgTTCAGTTTCCTCCTCTACACTTGCCTTGTTCAAGCTCTCTCTCCTCCGTCCCCAACGCCTGATCCCGAGTCTCTACCCTCATTTCCCATGCCCTGCGCCCACTTTCCCTACGCCCcttcacttctctcccctttccccttctgatCCATTTCCTATCTTTTTTATTTCCTCATCCCTTTCTCCTGTTTCTCGCCTTCCTGCTATCTCCTTGAccaccaacccccccaccccacgcCGCCAATCCCGCACTCTGCCCTCTTCTTACCGTATTTGCACTCCCCGTCGTGTACTTTGTGGATCTTGCCCTTTTGCTTGTGCACGGATAGCCAGCTGGCCAGATGCAAGGCGCAGATAGTGGGATAGGTGTTAGTGTCCGAGCCACACACTGGGTAGTCGTGTTTGCAAACGCAGGACCCGGTGccctcttcttcctccccttccttcccctcctcctcgtCCCGCCGTTGTCCGTCCGCTGAGGTCAAGCACACGTACCCGGGGGCGCAGCGGCCGTGCCTTAAACCCCGACCACCGCACAGCTCGTCCTGAACTCCCAGGCACCGGTCACAACAGCCGCACTCGTCCTTCGCCAGTAGTTCGGGCACTTGGCACTGCACGGCCGGGCAATCGGTGGGATGGCATCGGTCGCACCCTGTTTGTGCTCCTGTGCCCCAGACTGCCCCGCCGAGCATTAGCACCAAGAAGGCAAACTCCATGCTGGCGGCTCCTGTGAGAGTGACCCACTCTGGATCCCAGCTGCTAACTCGTCGCACACATCATTCATTATTCATTAGGCTTCCACACGCCAGCGGCTGTGCACATTGGACAGGTTTGGATCCAAAAAAACCCACCCCGCAAAATTCCAGCCAGTCATTCACCATCTTCCCAAATAACAAGCAATGCCTGTTCCAATCGCACCTGGGATCCTCAATGCCTGCTCAGAGTTCACAACATGCACCTCGCACCTTCCCGGATACCCAAGCCCgctcccgtcacacacccccatcGGTGAAGCGTCTATCTTGCTGAGGAGCATGGTTTCTGAAGCAGGTCGACAGCAGAACACTGGGCGCGCGATAGGCTTTTTATGGTCGGACTTCGCAGTGTTTGAAAACAAAAAGGACTTGTAAACACAACTGCACATACACGCAAAGTCTTTTTGTTTCACGgccacaaacaatctgctggaggaactcagtgggtcgagcagcttctgtggggggagaaaagggtttgttgacgtttcgggtcgaccCTGTGCATCAGAACTCGTGAAGGGGGACTGCGCTTTTTTCCTCTCAATCGCCACTCGACccgccgagttcttccagcagattacgTATTGCTGTGAAAACAAAAGGCATTGTGgcgcctttcaccatttgacgaCTCCCCGAAAACTCTGGGGTCGCCAAGGTACTTTTGAAGTGCATTTCTCACAGAGAGGTAAGAAAGGCGTCAGACATTTTCGCGCAGCAAGAATTTGACAGCAGGAATaagataaataaaaatattgcccctttctttaaaaaaatgatgGAAATATAGATATTGACCATGACACCGAGAGATATTTGTTGTTAATATTGGTGTGGACTATCATATGTCGAGGACAGGACAAAGCAACTGGAAAACTGGCACCCTTGCCTTTGGGTGACTCCCTCAATACAATACTGCATTGCCTGGATTAAGTGCTCCAGTTTCTGGAGTGGGACACAGTCCAAGAGCTTTTGACCTGGATGTCAGTAAAACGAAGTTCATAGCTcagcccaggttttgaagttcACCTTGCATGATTGTTCTGAAAGCctccctgccccagaagagactgctggtcacctggtctcaccttttCACCTtcttgcagagggttgtaaatttagtcagctccatcttgggtacaagcctacaaactatccaggacatcttcaaggagctgtgtctcagaaaggcagcatccagcacccagggcatccccttttctcactgttaccatcagggaggaggtacagaagcctgaagacacacactcaatgaatcaggaacagcttcttcccctctgccatctgattcctaaatggacattgaaattttggacactgcctcactttattactatatagtatttctgtttttttgcgtgattttaatctattcaatatacatatactgtaattgatttacttatttattattattattgttttattgtgtatttttgcttctatattatgtattgcattggactgctgctgctaagtcaacaGATTTCATGTCACACGCCgatgattataaacctgattctgattccttgcaTTTTGCCTCTCAGTCCCTATTTTCTTCCTGGCTCTGGGTACACCCTCTGGTACATCAATTGGCCTCTCTGCTGTCTTTGACTACCCGTCGCCAACATTTTCTCAGCCTCTCCAGCCATTATCATCCCTGTCTCTGTTGAGTTCCTATTCATGAGATCATagggcagaatcaggccatttggcccattgtcctctctgccatttcatcatggctgatattatccccctcaatcccattttcctcccatctccccataacttttagtACCCTGATTAagtaagaatctatcaacctctgccttaggtgtactcaatgacttggcctgtacaCCCATCTGTAACACAGAATTCCACTCgctggataaagaaattttttCTCACCTCTGATCAAAATGGATGTCTttcaattctgaggttgtgccttctggtattagactcccccactacaggaagcatcctctccacattcactctatccagacctttcaatattcgaaaggtttcaatagggaggagacagaagaatgggttgagagggataataaatcagtctgaTAAATCACTTCCAAGCCCTCctgcacctctgaattttgacTTTCTCCCTATTTACAAAATAGTACAAAGTgagtgaccatgcacttccctacatgatattccatctgccacttctttgtccattcccccaatctgtctaaatcctctgcagacaccctgcttccgcAATACTACCTGTCCTTCcaactatcttagtatcatctgcaaactgccttatccccataacctttgattccgctatctttaagagctctatccatctctttcttgaaagcatccagagacttggcctccacagtcttctggggcagggcattccatacatccaccactctctgggtgaaaaagttttaacgtgaaaagaagtggtcccctgtggcacatcactagtcaccggtaggcaaccagaaaaggccccctttattcccaatctttgccacCTATCAGCCAATCCTCTACTCAGTATACTGCCTTTCCCATAATTTTATGGGGGACTTATTTtgttagcagcttcatgtgtcgcaccttgtcaaaggccttccaaaaatccaaataaacaacatccactgattctcctttgtctatcctgcctgttatttccacaataattccaacagatgtgtcagggaagatttccccttgagaaaATTATgctctttggcctattttaccatgtgcctccaaacaCCCcgcaacctcatccttaataagactctaacatctttccaaccactgaagttaggctaaccagtttataattttgttttttctgcctccctcccttcttaaccaatggaatgacatttgcaattttccagtcctaaggactcattccagaatctagtgattcttgaaagatcattactaatgcctccaatctcttcatctacctctttcagaaaaatggggtgtagtccacctggtccaggcgatttatctgccttcagacttttcagcttcccgaCCACTTTCTTCTTAGTACTAGCAATGAAACTTACTTTGGCCCCTTGACACTCATACTTCTAGCagtctgttagtgtcttccacaatgaaaattgatgcaaaatacttattaagttcctctgccatttctttgttccccttactatctttccagcatcattttccacagactgatatccactcttgtctctcctTTACTCCTTATTTGTCTGAAAAAAACACgtatccttttttatattattggctatcttaccttcatgtttcatcttttctctctctatggcttttttagttgccttccgttAGATTTTAtaagtttcctaatcctctacCTACCCACaaaattttgctatattatatgccctgtcttttgcttttatgctttctttgacttcttttgtcagcccAGTTGCCTCATccacccttcatctctggaaGAAGACTCTTCATCTTTGGGTTATATATTTCCTGTACCATCTGAATTTTCCCCACAATCactagccattgctgttcttccATCATcgctgctagtgtctccttccaatgaGCTTTGgctagctcttctctcatgcttctgtaactGTCACTGTAAAACTGATACATCTGGTTTTATCTTTTtacttctcaaactgcagagtgaatattatcatattatgatcactgtctcctaatggtacctttaccttaagctttctattcAAATCTGGGTCCTTACATAAAACCCAATCTAGAATTTCCTTTCCCCCAGTGGACTCaaacacaagttgctctaaaaagtcatcccacaggcattctacaaattccctctcttgggactcaggaccaaccagattttcccaatctacctgtatattgaaatatcCCATGATcatcataacattaccctttttacatgacttttctacctcacattgtaatttgtagcccatatccAGGCTACTGATCGGCATCCCGTATCTAACATCCATCAGAGTCTTTACTCTTGTaggttcttaactctacccataaggattctgtatcttctgatcctatgtcatcgctttgtaaggatttgatttttttttaccaacagagccaccccacacattctgcctacctgccagtcctttgatacaatgtgtacctGTAATGCGAAGGGTTTGTTGCTGGTTGAAAGCCGCTTCTACCATGCTGGTCATTGATTTTCCTGTTTGAAGGTtgcagcagctctttcccattggttgacTTGCACACCACGTCACCGGTGTCCAGTTCCAGGCACCTCAGGAGTATAAAAACAGCACATATGAGAGACTCACTGGTTTTCCTTTGTCTCCAAGGACTCATCTTTACGCTTGGTTTGCAACCAGTGCTGAAGAACCATTTAGAAACTATGCCACAGATACAGGAGACCCCAATTACCTAAGTATCTATTTGTGGAATGTTCGGTTTTGTAATTGTGTAACTTGGGGAGATTTAATGAATTTTATGCTGTGTTTGAAATcttactgaatgtttagtgtcCTAGTTTTTGTAACTTGGGTGTCTTAGATGAGTACTTGTTTGACTTAGCTGTTTGCTGAAAGTTTTACTGTTTGTCTATAAATAAATGGTTAGTGTGCTTTTGTCTTCTGTCTCACTTACCAAACCCGTGAACCTGCTTCCGCATAACGGTATCCTTGAGTGTTGGCTCccgtgatcttctttcaaccgtGACTCAGTGGTGTCCTCTatatcatacctgctaatctccAACTAtgttacaagatcatctatcttattctgtatactgcatacattcaaatataacaccttcagacctgtattcatcaaacctttttgattttggctgCCTGTTACAAATTAACATTCCACTGACTGCAGCCTTGCCCTATCATTTACCTGTTCTTCCTCACtatctcactgcacactgcatctacttgtataccaactgccccagacacagccctatcactccagttcccatcaccctgctgaattaatttaaacccccccaacagttctagcaaacttgCCCGCAAGGATACTTGTCCCCCTCGGTTCATGAGAGTTTTCAACTCACTGCACCTCTTATCCTTTCAATTACCATTCCTTAATACCTGATTTCTGCTCTATTTCAGATGTGCCTGGAAACTAAGATCCCATTCCAGGTAGCAAAAATGAAGGAAAACGTCCAGAGTCCCGTGTGTCTGGAGGTAGAAAGTGGGAAGGTTGAAAACCAAAATCCTCGAGTCTGGAGGTAGAGGTCCAAAAGTTGGGTCTGCAAGTCTgagccaggaactggggttggaGGTCCGACGTCAAGGACTGGAGACCTGGAAATAGTCTACCCTGGAGCTGGTGGCCTGCCTGTGTATGTGAGGAGGTGGGTGGGAATGTGataaagggcttgttttgctgttgtcttgcTTTGTTCTGTTGCTCTCCCGGCTTGTTACATTTCTCAGTTCAGCAAGAACTGCGCTTtcccatgccatcaggaaggcaaaatgggATCATTCACAGAGAATATACAGCCATTTCTGTGACACCAGAGAAATGAACTGCATGGTGGCAGGGCGTTCAGACCATAATGGACTCCAAATCCActctgtggtgcttctcttccagATAAGCTGAATATCTTTTGCACGTTTTGATGCATGGAACGATGGGCCAGTGAGGAAGCACTCCCTGAGGAGCACGAACTCCATCTGCCCGGagctgatgtgaggaagacccAAGCCAGGTATAGCAGCGGGGCCTGATTACATACCCTGTCGGGTTCTGAGGGACTGTGCAGCCCAGTTACAGAGCTTCTAACAGACATCTCTctgaaacagcttcctccctctgctggcttcaaggcagccatcaTCAATCTGGAGGcgaagaaggcgacagtaacctTCCTTAATGACTACTATCCATTGGCACTGACCTCAATAATAATGAAGTGTTCTGAGTGGCTGTTTATGGATCatattaaatcccatcttcctgctacattggaccATTCCCAGTTGGCTTATCACTCAACTTGATCCCCTGATGATGCCACAGCCTCTGCACTCCACTCCGTCCTaccccacctggaaaatggtgcctcaaaTGCCAGAATGCTGTGTATCAACTTCAGCTCAGCTTTTATTACAGCCAtgcctcagaagctggtgggtaaactgtccccACAGGGTCTCAGAACCTCTCTCTGCAACAGGATTTTGGACTTCTTAACtgaaagacccccccccccagggatgtgtgctcagcctgTTGCTGTTCATACTGCTAATGAATGACTACATTGCTAGAACCAGTTCACTTTGAAtcgtcaagtttgctgatgatacaacagtgggtggcctcatcaacaacgatgATGACACCGTAtacagagagggtgtagaggggcTGGTGGAATGGTGCACAAaaacttgagtctcaatgtggataaggcagaagagatgattgtggactttaggaaggtgcagtctgacactcctcactgcacataaacaGCTTCTCCATGGAGAGGGTAAGGAGCACCATGTTTCTGGGAGCACACATCATGGACAACcacacctggtccctcaacactacctctttagtcaagagcacactgcagcatctccacttcctgagccGAGAGAGAATCCTCTCCCCATTCTaatcaatttttacaggagcatcattgagagtgtcctgaccacctgcatcactgtccggtatgtgaattgcaaggcatctgaatgCAATACCCTACAGAGGATTGTGAGGTCATCTGAGGTGATTATCGGAgactctcttccacccatctgaaTACTTACCAGGAGGGCTGCGTAAATAGGGCCCTTAGAATTGTCAGTGCTCCCTTCCAtatgtccaacaatctctttgacccgctatcatcaggcaggaggtacaaagcATTAGGACAATAACTGGTTAGGATGGGAAATAGTTTCTTTCCCCAGTCTGTGAGACTACTGTACTCCCTGCCGCTATCGAGGTCTCACTTCATATGAAGTGGCAGCAGTGCTATACTATTTACTTTTTAACCTGTGATTTTAAATGCAACTTATTATTTGTGATATG
Protein-coding regions in this window:
- the LOC134345677 gene encoding insulin-like growth factor-binding protein-like 1, producing MEFAFLVLMLGGAVWGTGAQTGCDRCHPTDCPAVQCQVPELLAKDECGCCDRCLGVQDELCGGRGLRHGRCAPGYVCLTSADGQRRDEEEGKEGEEEEGTGSCVCKHDYPVCGSDTNTYPTICALHLASWLSVHKQKGKIHKVHDGECKYAPVIILSPKSVQNVTGSQVYLACEVKAVPTPIVTWRKVTESPKGIKLLEELPGDRVNLAVQVRGGPSKHESTGWVLINPLTKEDEGVYQCHASNILGEAQTEGTIKVTEKVIMTKGKKKKDFLEEEN